One genomic segment of Sphingorhabdus sp. M41 includes these proteins:
- the cobT gene encoding cobaltochelatase subunit CobT: MADRSKLDDLKDVLGGAARAIARDPDLELAYTAEAPSQAGQHLKVPMPARDLPPAQVAEARGFADSFSLKLRHHDESTHRKNAPQEAVARACFDALEQVRTDALGARVMAGAKENLNAALEMRMRSDPIAQAQNRDEVPISTALALLAREKLTGQAPPQGTIKGLDMLREWIEESAGADLDGLNLTLDDQNNFAKLTTQLLQHLDLIQSDDQSEADDSDDDDSDEDSDDSQDDGADEEATGDQGESEMRSEPSDDDSQDGESDQNAEELEEGAEEEMGDAGDDGMMPVRPNRAMSDLPPGFAYTAWTEKYDEVISATELCDEEELTRLRSFLDQQLTSLQGAVTKLANRLQRRLMAQQNRSWDFDQEEGMLDAARLARVVSNPSHSLSYKIERETDFRDTVVTLLIDNSGSMRGRPISIAAISADIMARTLERCGVKTEILGFTTRAWKGGQTREDWLAADRPANPGRLNDLRHIIYKKADEPWRHAKKNLGLMMREGLLKENIDGEALLWAHSRLIARPEERRILMVISDGAPVDDSTLSVNHGAYLENHLRKVIEWIESRSPVQLVAIGIGHDVTRYYKKAVTIMDAEQLGGTMVEQLAGLFDEE, from the coding sequence ATGGCTGACCGTTCCAAACTTGATGACCTGAAAGACGTGCTTGGCGGCGCGGCCCGCGCCATTGCCCGGGATCCGGACCTGGAACTCGCCTATACCGCCGAAGCGCCATCGCAAGCCGGTCAGCATCTCAAGGTGCCAATGCCGGCACGTGACCTGCCACCGGCGCAAGTCGCCGAAGCACGCGGCTTTGCAGACAGTTTTTCCCTGAAACTGCGCCATCATGACGAATCAACCCACCGCAAGAACGCTCCACAGGAAGCGGTAGCACGCGCCTGTTTCGACGCGCTCGAACAGGTTCGCACCGACGCATTGGGCGCGCGAGTGATGGCTGGCGCGAAGGAGAATCTGAACGCGGCGCTGGAAATGCGCATGCGGTCCGATCCGATTGCGCAGGCGCAGAATCGCGACGAAGTTCCGATTTCCACTGCTCTTGCCTTGCTGGCGCGGGAAAAACTGACCGGACAGGCACCGCCGCAAGGTACGATCAAGGGGCTCGACATGCTCCGCGAGTGGATCGAGGAAAGCGCGGGTGCTGATCTCGACGGCCTCAACCTGACGCTCGACGACCAGAATAATTTTGCCAAATTGACGACGCAGCTGCTGCAACATCTTGATCTGATCCAGAGCGATGATCAGTCCGAAGCCGACGACAGCGACGACGATGATAGCGACGAAGACAGTGACGACAGCCAGGATGACGGTGCCGACGAGGAAGCGACCGGCGATCAGGGCGAGTCCGAAATGCGGTCCGAACCGTCGGACGATGACAGCCAGGATGGCGAAAGCGACCAGAATGCCGAGGAGCTGGAAGAAGGCGCAGAAGAGGAAATGGGAGACGCCGGCGACGATGGCATGATGCCGGTTCGTCCCAACCGGGCGATGTCCGACCTCCCCCCCGGCTTCGCTTATACCGCCTGGACCGAAAAATATGACGAGGTTATCAGCGCCACCGAGCTCTGCGACGAAGAAGAACTGACGCGGCTCCGCTCCTTCCTCGACCAGCAACTGACCAGCCTGCAGGGCGCCGTCACCAAGCTCGCCAACCGGCTGCAACGCCGCCTGATGGCGCAGCAGAACCGCAGCTGGGACTTTGATCAGGAAGAAGGCATGCTCGATGCCGCCCGCCTCGCCCGCGTGGTCAGCAACCCGTCGCACAGCCTGTCCTACAAGATCGAACGCGAGACGGATTTCCGCGACACCGTCGTAACCCTGCTGATCGACAACAGCGGCTCGATGCGCGGCCGCCCGATATCCATTGCAGCGATTTCCGCCGACATCATGGCCCGCACACTGGAACGCTGCGGCGTCAAGACCGAAATCCTCGGCTTCACCACCCGCGCCTGGAAAGGCGGCCAGACCCGCGAAGACTGGCTGGCAGCGGATCGCCCGGCCAATCCCGGCCGGCTCAACGACCTGCGGCATATCATCTACAAGAAAGCCGACGAGCCGTGGCGCCATGCCAAGAAAAATCTCGGCCTGATGATGCGCGAAGGCCTGCTCAAGGAGAATATCGACGGCGAAGCCCTGCTCTGGGCGCACAGCCGGTTGATCGCCCGCCCCGAAGAACGCCGCATATTGATGGTGATATCCGACGGCGCGCCGGTCGACGACAGCACCTTGTCGGTCAACCACGGCGCCTATCTTGAGAACCATCTGCGCAAGGTGATCGAATGGATCGAAAGCCGTTCGCCGGTGCAGCTGGTCGCGATCGGCATCGGCCATGACGTGACCCGCTATTACAAGAAAGCCGTGACAATCATGGACGCCGAGCAACTGGGCGGGACGATGGTCGAGCAGCTGGCCGGACTATTTGATGAGGAGTAG
- a CDS encoding nitroreductase — protein MNVTEAVNSRRSVRQFLDKPVDQSTLERVLETAQRSPSGGNTQPWSAVVVGGDALKDITAKIKAKAATAPMGEDMEYAIYPKDLDGRYEEQRRAVGKGMFDAVGLERGDSAGRVAQMAKNWDSFGAPVQLFTYTRKYMGPPQWSDMGMWLQTVMLLLREEGLDSCAQEIWAMYGTHMRELLGISDEYIFFCGMAIGYRDPDAPINNFEVPRVPISESIEFRGF, from the coding sequence ATGAACGTAACCGAAGCCGTTAATTCCCGCCGCTCCGTCCGCCAGTTTCTCGACAAACCGGTCGACCAGTCGACGCTCGAACGCGTTCTCGAAACCGCCCAACGCTCCCCTTCCGGCGGCAACACCCAGCCTTGGAGCGCGGTTGTCGTCGGCGGCGATGCACTCAAGGACATCACCGCCAAGATCAAGGCCAAGGCCGCGACCGCGCCGATGGGCGAGGATATGGAATATGCCATCTATCCCAAGGATCTCGACGGCCGCTATGAAGAACAGCGCCGCGCGGTCGGCAAGGGGATGTTCGACGCGGTCGGTCTGGAACGGGGCGATAGCGCCGGACGGGTCGCGCAAATGGCGAAAAACTGGGACAGTTTCGGCGCGCCGGTGCAATTGTTCACCTATACCAGAAAATATATGGGTCCGCCGCAATGGTCCGACATGGGCATGTGGCTGCAGACCGTAATGCTGTTGCTCCGCGAAGAAGGCCTCGACAGCTGCGCGCAGGAAATCTGGGCCATGTACGGCACCCATATGCGGGAACTGCTCGGCATCAGCGATGAATATATATTCTTCTGCGGCATGGCGATTGGCTATCGCGATCCGGATGCGCCGATCAACAATTTCGAGGTGCCCCGTGTCCCGATCAGCGAGTCGATAGAGTTTCGCGGTTTTTAA
- a CDS encoding CHAT domain-containing protein — MRRTRIGKLFAVMGLAISPTTSFAQGKPVALLDSFPIGNSDGILCQVQDRSIDNKAKANMFDRSWAVVCRDSAKPVGFVYSSQLPEQNLLDRIAPHRSEPITCTADVARPTLAGFRHTDCHLSAEPVAYSLIVGRQDGITYAAEGLAAYDSATLLALKSILNDSVATGKIDVASTSVEDSFAFARVQAATLKPDQALAEGYRRNLTGNYAEAAAFFETLQQRTSGMAGEDINPREYLINRALQKSNLGEFAEADDLFEEARANNDDDPITERLQRNFEATHLLNQGRVAAAIERLNTPLKTSLVEQFALSESLEITSAISTRINGSDRARNLLGFVDDTKLSDSERAEIIDAQALQLLGTAQRLNGDHVAARKSLVSADNRAVAVRDGRVTSITRLRAQTLAQLAMIAEADGKMNEAEQLLRDGLELLSIQYPETRAVNGAKARLAAFLLRRGQEAEARKLYGEVVENSLGKRSAISGMANQLAPYFRLLAADETAAAQFFKASQILVRPGVAETQAVLSRELSGGTDEAARLFRQSINLSRNIERLRIRFSALGRAEQTAAITNQIKDLAAEIEALERSQQLTQIRLSEFPQYRAVGHRFLSLDELRATMETAEAYMRMSIIGDDIFMFFTDKSDAKIYSVPLDEAALDGKVDAIRASISVFENGQYLTYPFDIEKARDLYSDLFGPVSGQLASKKHLIFEPDGAMLRLPINLLVADDGSVTKYLARSEAVDGDPFDFTAVQWLGRDLDISTAVSARAFADARQAPQSGASHQYLGLGNNQAVVASTKAAAIRGSDQNIDASCQWPLSQWNSPISGRELLEAQSLVGTENGDVITGAAFTDTGILSKNDISDYRILHFATHGLVTAPSPSCPAKPALVTSFGDEGSDGLLAFDEIFDLKLDADIIILSACDTAGKASIAATREAGVSSGGGTALDGLVRSFIGAGGRSVLASHWPAPDQFSATERLMSGLFNGGQGHSITQALRLSQLELMNDPVTSHPFYWAGFALIGDGARPFLPGAPEPAASETASVIPTKAALK, encoded by the coding sequence GTGCGCCGGACGAGGATAGGCAAATTATTTGCGGTAATGGGCTTGGCAATAAGCCCGACCACAAGCTTTGCCCAGGGCAAACCGGTTGCTTTGCTCGATAGCTTCCCGATCGGTAACAGCGATGGCATATTATGCCAGGTGCAGGATCGCAGCATCGACAACAAAGCGAAAGCCAATATGTTCGATCGCAGCTGGGCCGTGGTTTGCCGTGACTCGGCAAAGCCGGTTGGCTTTGTGTATTCCTCCCAATTACCTGAGCAGAACCTGCTGGACCGCATCGCCCCTCATCGCAGTGAACCGATAACTTGCACCGCAGATGTAGCGCGGCCAACGCTCGCAGGTTTTCGCCATACCGATTGCCATCTCTCCGCGGAACCGGTGGCCTATTCGCTGATCGTCGGGCGGCAAGACGGCATAACCTATGCTGCGGAAGGGCTGGCAGCATATGACAGCGCGACATTGCTTGCACTGAAGTCGATCTTGAATGACTCGGTCGCCACGGGGAAAATTGATGTCGCCTCGACATCGGTCGAAGATTCTTTCGCATTTGCCCGGGTCCAGGCTGCAACGCTGAAGCCTGATCAGGCCTTGGCAGAAGGCTATCGCAGAAATCTCACCGGCAATTATGCGGAAGCTGCTGCCTTTTTTGAAACGCTGCAGCAGCGGACATCCGGTATGGCAGGGGAGGATATCAACCCCAGGGAATATCTGATCAACCGGGCTCTGCAAAAATCCAATCTGGGTGAGTTTGCAGAAGCCGACGATCTGTTCGAGGAAGCCCGCGCGAATAACGACGATGACCCGATAACCGAAAGGCTGCAACGGAATTTTGAAGCGACACATCTCCTGAATCAGGGTCGTGTGGCTGCCGCGATCGAACGGCTCAATACCCCGCTCAAAACATCGCTTGTCGAGCAATTTGCGCTGTCCGAGAGCCTCGAAATTACCAGCGCAATCTCGACCCGGATCAACGGCAGCGACCGGGCCCGCAACCTGCTCGGCTTTGTCGATGATACAAAATTGAGCGACAGCGAACGGGCCGAGATTATCGACGCTCAGGCTTTGCAACTTTTGGGGACTGCACAGCGGTTGAATGGCGATCATGTGGCAGCCCGAAAATCGCTTGTCTCGGCAGACAATCGCGCTGTCGCTGTTCGTGACGGTCGAGTCACCTCGATCACCCGCCTGAGAGCACAAACACTCGCCCAGCTGGCCATGATTGCGGAAGCTGATGGCAAGATGAACGAGGCGGAACAATTGCTGCGCGACGGTCTTGAACTGCTGAGCATTCAATATCCGGAAACACGGGCGGTAAACGGGGCCAAGGCGCGCCTCGCCGCATTTCTTTTGCGGCGTGGACAGGAAGCCGAAGCCCGTAAATTATATGGCGAGGTTGTCGAAAATTCGCTGGGCAAGCGAAGCGCGATTTCTGGCATGGCCAATCAGTTGGCTCCCTATTTCCGGTTGCTCGCGGCCGATGAAACGGCGGCGGCGCAGTTTTTCAAAGCCTCACAGATATTGGTGCGTCCCGGAGTGGCCGAAACACAGGCGGTTCTTTCCCGTGAGCTGAGCGGGGGCACCGATGAAGCTGCGCGCCTGTTCAGACAATCCATCAATCTGTCGCGCAATATCGAGCGACTGCGTATCCGCTTCTCGGCGCTGGGCAGAGCGGAACAGACCGCAGCCATCACCAACCAAATCAAGGATCTTGCTGCTGAAATAGAGGCACTGGAGAGAAGCCAGCAACTGACGCAGATCAGACTTTCCGAATTTCCGCAATATCGGGCGGTCGGCCATAGATTTCTAAGCCTCGATGAGCTCCGCGCAACTATGGAGACTGCCGAAGCCTATATGCGCATGTCGATCATCGGCGACGATATTTTCATGTTCTTCACCGATAAATCGGATGCAAAAATTTACAGTGTGCCGCTTGATGAGGCTGCGCTCGACGGCAAGGTTGATGCGATCCGCGCTTCGATTTCGGTTTTCGAAAATGGCCAATATCTGACCTATCCGTTCGACATCGAAAAAGCACGCGACCTCTATTCCGACCTTTTTGGACCGGTTTCCGGCCAACTCGCCAGCAAGAAGCATCTGATATTTGAACCCGATGGCGCCATGCTTCGTTTGCCAATCAACTTGCTGGTCGCGGATGATGGATCGGTTACGAAATATCTTGCGAGAAGCGAAGCTGTCGACGGCGATCCGTTTGATTTTACCGCCGTTCAATGGCTCGGCAGAGATTTGGATATCAGCACCGCCGTCTCGGCACGGGCATTCGCCGACGCCCGGCAGGCACCACAATCCGGGGCCTCGCATCAATATTTGGGGCTGGGCAATAACCAGGCGGTGGTGGCAAGCACCAAAGCGGCGGCCATTCGCGGTAGCGATCAGAATATTGATGCCAGTTGCCAATGGCCTCTCAGCCAGTGGAACAGCCCGATATCCGGTCGCGAACTGCTCGAAGCACAATCCCTGGTCGGCACGGAAAATGGCGATGTGATTACCGGTGCCGCGTTTACCGATACCGGCATCCTGTCGAAAAATGATATTAGCGATTATCGTATTTTGCACTTTGCCACCCATGGTCTGGTAACCGCGCCCAGTCCGTCATGCCCGGCGAAGCCGGCACTGGTGACATCCTTCGGTGATGAGGGTTCGGATGGCCTTCTCGCTTTTGATGAAATTTTCGATCTCAAACTGGATGCAGATATCATCATCCTTTCGGCCTGCGACACGGCCGGTAAAGCCAGCATAGCCGCGACTCGCGAGGCTGGCGTCAGCAGCGGGGGCGGAACCGCTCTGGATGGTCTGGTCCGCTCCTTTATCGGAGCCGGCGGACGATCGGTGCTCGCCAGCCACTGGCCAGCGCCGGACCAGTTCAGCGCGACGGAAAGACTGATGAGCGGATTGTTCAATGGCGGCCAAGGGCATTCGATCACCCAGGCGCTAAGACTGTCCCAGCTCGAACTGATGAACGATCCGGTCACATCGCATCCCTTTTACTGGGCCGGCTTCGCCTTGATTGGTGATGGTGCCCGGCCATTCTTGCCCGGCGCCCCGGAGCCGGCAGCCAGTGAAACAGCATCAGTCATCCCGACAAAAGCGGCTCTGAAATAA
- a CDS encoding adenylate/guanylate cyclase domain-containing protein, whose product MTESAILTEPDINNRDVKEGAKGVLQSLRRLFDQLGPIRLGSTILFMVLALLVARFSWTTPLIQEAERALYDLRASVFAPEVEKDENIVMVVYNEDTLKLTGQRSPVDRTILAQALETIDAANPKSIGIDILFTMPQDDDELLISTFKNMKTPTFLAYADPKENPEIAFAEHEFLQQFFEDARSENVQATDIKLETDSDGVQRRWTPHMPGAPPFMAIALTGPNPKFARNDGAIRYHVPTTTDVPVFDKFPIESFADPAIAEMLGSFIAGKHVLIGGDFVDRDRFETPVGGLADIQGDDGKMIGLEVHAHMLAQLLNDDLPTQIPPWSLWLGALIVAICGGLSALIVGNALKVGFILVGQFAFFLIFPFLLQNIGMDTLSLPAFGWAVGWLLGYASVGSAARTINSKQRAFAQSALGKYLPKSIASEILKDPEKLALHGEKRKIFAVFTDLEGFTKLTHAIEPEMVAFLLNDYLDRLSEVALEYGGTIDKFVGDALVTFWGAPIAYPDDGERAAKAAYALYLAGEEFRKNVPEGVPPIGRTRVGMHYGDAIVGNFGGEGRIQYTALGDAMNTAARLEAANKTLETKVLLSREAMERTGLDWYRPMGRITLRGRSTPVEVFEPVPDWEEKDRAAVTAIIAAHEMGDSGSIQTLTNVIKQYGEDLGLANLLKRLKKTKNGESYALG is encoded by the coding sequence ATGACAGAATCCGCAATCTTGACAGAGCCGGATATAAACAACCGCGACGTGAAAGAGGGAGCAAAGGGCGTATTGCAATCCCTGCGCCGTCTTTTTGATCAGCTGGGCCCAATCCGTCTCGGATCGACCATATTATTCATGGTCCTCGCCTTGCTTGTCGCGCGCTTCTCATGGACCACACCGCTGATCCAGGAAGCCGAACGAGCGCTTTATGATTTGCGCGCTTCGGTATTCGCACCGGAAGTCGAAAAAGACGAGAATATCGTCATGGTCGTCTATAACGAAGACACGCTGAAGCTGACGGGGCAGCGGTCTCCGGTGGACCGGACGATTCTGGCGCAGGCGCTCGAAACAATCGATGCAGCCAATCCCAAATCCATCGGCATAGATATTCTGTTCACGATGCCGCAGGATGATGACGAGCTTTTGATTTCCACTTTCAAAAACATGAAAACGCCTACTTTTCTGGCTTATGCCGACCCAAAGGAAAATCCGGAAATCGCATTTGCCGAACATGAATTTCTGCAGCAGTTTTTTGAAGATGCTCGCAGCGAAAATGTTCAGGCCACCGATATCAAGCTGGAAACGGACAGCGACGGCGTCCAGCGCCGCTGGACCCCGCACATGCCGGGCGCACCTCCGTTCATGGCGATTGCCCTGACCGGACCGAACCCGAAATTTGCCCGGAATGACGGCGCCATCCGTTATCATGTGCCGACCACGACCGATGTGCCGGTGTTTGACAAATTTCCGATCGAAAGCTTTGCTGACCCGGCGATTGCCGAGATGCTGGGCTCGTTCATAGCCGGCAAGCACGTGCTGATCGGCGGCGACTTCGTCGATCGCGACCGGTTTGAAACTCCGGTTGGCGGATTGGCCGATATTCAGGGCGATGACGGCAAGATGATCGGGCTGGAAGTGCATGCCCATATGCTCGCCCAGTTGCTCAATGACGATCTGCCCACTCAGATTCCACCATGGTCCCTGTGGCTTGGCGCCCTGATCGTTGCGATTTGCGGCGGCCTTTCCGCCCTGATCGTCGGCAATGCCCTGAAAGTCGGCTTCATACTGGTCGGCCAGTTTGCATTTTTTCTCATCTTTCCCTTCCTGTTGCAAAATATCGGCATGGATACGCTTTCGCTGCCTGCCTTTGGCTGGGCTGTGGGTTGGTTGCTTGGCTATGCCTCGGTCGGATCGGCCGCGCGCACGATCAATTCCAAACAGCGTGCCTTTGCGCAAAGCGCCTTGGGCAAATATCTGCCGAAATCGATCGCCAGCGAAATATTGAAGGATCCCGAAAAGCTGGCGCTGCATGGCGAAAAACGGAAAATATTCGCGGTCTTCACCGATCTCGAAGGCTTTACCAAATTGACCCATGCAATCGAGCCGGAAATGGTCGCCTTCTTGTTGAACGACTATCTCGACCGTTTGAGTGAGGTAGCGCTGGAATATGGCGGTACCATCGACAAATTTGTCGGCGATGCGCTGGTGACCTTCTGGGGCGCTCCGATCGCCTATCCCGATGACGGCGAACGGGCAGCCAAGGCAGCCTATGCCCTCTATCTGGCCGGCGAGGAGTTTCGCAAAAACGTGCCCGAGGGTGTGCCGCCAATCGGCAGAACGCGCGTCGGCATGCACTATGGCGATGCGATCGTCGGCAATTTCGGCGGGGAAGGCCGGATCCAATATACTGCTCTGGGTGACGCCATGAACACGGCAGCCCGTCTGGAAGCAGCCAACAAGACGCTCGAGACCAAGGTCCTGCTGAGCCGGGAAGCGATGGAACGGACCGGTCTCGACTGGTACCGGCCGATGGGCCGGATCACGCTCCGCGGACGATCGACACCGGTGGAAGTGTTCGAACCGGTTCCCGACTGGGAAGAAAAAGATCGTGCGGCAGTGACCGCAATCATAGCCGCCCATGAAATGGGTGATAGTGGTTCTATTCAGACACTGACCAACGTGATCAAGCAATATGGTGAGGATTTGGGCCTCGCCAATTTGCTCAAACGATTGAAAAAGACCAAAAATGGAGAAAGCTATGCACTTGGATAA
- a CDS encoding ShlB/FhaC/HecB family hemolysin secretion/activation protein produces the protein MSKSRITFRAAGLTASVAIFSSGLPALAQSSAAAPTREEIQRGIIEQALKGQAQALPFDGEVERSACPLAGPEFSDVRFTLKAVDFTGLISVDPESLSSAYADYVGQDVPVAVVCDIRDRAATILRSKGYLAAVQVPPQTIDQGNVRFDVLMARMTAVQVRGDAGPSESLLQKYIEKLAAQPVFNINTADRYLLLARDIPGLDVRLSLRPVSAESGGRPGEVVGEFNVFRTPVYADVNFQNFGSEAVGRFGGLARIRFNGLTGMGDETVISSYSTSDFEEQQVLQVGHQFTMGGEGLKFGGDFTYAWTKPELPGGFSIKSETLVASAYASYPFLRKQTRNIFGTIGLDYINQRTDILRTRTNEDRLSVAYARLDFNQIESGSISGRGGYSAFEPKWGVGGSLELRQGLDILGASEGCGAAFVNCIGQTVIPTRADGEPTAFVVRGQAKIDYRPTPLLAFTLKPRFQYSPDALFSYEEISGGNYTTGRGYDPGTIIGDSGYGLQTEVSYGSLLPDSPEGIAIQPYLFFDLMGVWNRNIPGDPQKLYSAGGGFRATIGQQASLDMTTVVPLKRAAFQTRRDSARALLTLTIQLAPWRRR, from the coding sequence ATGTCAAAATCGCGAATTACGTTTAGAGCGGCCGGCTTGACGGCGAGCGTAGCCATCTTCTCGTCCGGATTGCCGGCCTTGGCGCAATCCTCTGCCGCAGCGCCGACCAGGGAAGAAATCCAGCGCGGGATCATTGAACAGGCCCTGAAAGGACAGGCCCAGGCACTGCCCTTCGACGGAGAGGTCGAACGCTCCGCCTGCCCTCTTGCCGGGCCGGAATTTTCCGACGTCCGGTTCACGCTGAAAGCGGTAGATTTCACAGGGCTGATTTCGGTTGATCCGGAATCGCTGAGCTCAGCTTACGCAGATTATGTCGGTCAGGATGTTCCGGTTGCGGTCGTCTGTGATATCCGTGACCGCGCGGCGACCATATTGCGCAGCAAAGGCTATCTGGCCGCCGTCCAGGTACCGCCGCAGACAATTGATCAGGGCAATGTCCGTTTCGATGTGCTGATGGCGCGGATGACAGCGGTACAGGTCCGGGGTGATGCCGGACCCTCCGAATCCCTGCTGCAGAAATATATCGAGAAGCTGGCCGCGCAACCGGTTTTCAATATCAACACAGCAGACCGCTACCTGCTGCTCGCTCGCGATATACCCGGCCTCGATGTGCGGCTTTCGCTCCGGCCGGTGTCGGCGGAATCCGGAGGCCGGCCCGGCGAAGTCGTCGGTGAGTTCAATGTCTTTCGGACACCGGTCTATGCCGATGTCAATTTCCAGAATTTCGGCTCTGAAGCCGTTGGCCGTTTCGGCGGACTGGCCCGAATCCGGTTCAATGGCCTCACCGGCATGGGTGATGAAACCGTGATCAGCAGCTATTCCACCTCCGATTTCGAAGAGCAGCAGGTTCTGCAAGTTGGTCACCAATTCACTATGGGCGGCGAAGGTCTGAAATTCGGTGGCGATTTCACCTATGCGTGGACCAAACCGGAACTGCCAGGCGGGTTTTCGATCAAATCCGAAACGCTGGTCGCCAGTGCCTACGCAAGCTACCCCTTCCTGCGCAAGCAGACGCGCAATATCTTCGGGACGATCGGCCTCGACTATATCAACCAGCGGACCGACATTCTGCGTACCCGCACCAACGAGGACCGGCTGAGTGTGGCTTATGCCCGTCTCGACTTTAACCAGATCGAGTCGGGAAGCATTTCCGGCCGTGGCGGCTATTCCGCCTTCGAACCGAAATGGGGTGTTGGCGGGTCGTTGGAGCTCCGTCAGGGACTCGATATATTGGGTGCCAGCGAGGGCTGCGGTGCGGCATTTGTCAACTGTATCGGCCAGACCGTCATTCCAACCCGCGCCGATGGTGAGCCCACGGCCTTTGTCGTCAGGGGCCAGGCCAAAATCGACTACCGCCCTACCCCGTTGCTGGCTTTCACGTTGAAGCCCCGTTTTCAATATTCCCCGGACGCCCTATTCTCCTATGAGGAAATATCGGGCGGCAACTACACCACCGGTCGCGGTTACGATCCCGGCACAATTATCGGCGACAGCGGCTATGGCTTGCAGACCGAGGTCAGCTATGGGTCGTTGCTGCCTGATTCACCCGAGGGCATTGCGATTCAGCCTTATCTGTTTTTTGACCTGATGGGTGTCTGGAACAGGAACATCCCCGGCGATCCCCAGAAACTCTATTCTGCCGGCGGCGGATTCCGTGCCACCATCGGACAACAAGCCAGCCTGGATATGACGACTGTCGTGCCGCTGAAACGCGCTGCATTCCAGACCCGCCGCGACAGCGCTCGTGCCCTGCTCACGCTAACCATCCAGCTTGCTCCGTGGAGGCGCAGGTAA
- the cysS gene encoding cysteine--tRNA ligase produces MNDTAAHPLKLFNSLTRQMEEFVPVHAGEARVYTCGPTVYNYPHIGNMRAYVFADLLGRTLSWKGYKLTHVINITDVGHLTDDADAGEDKLEKMAAEKAQSIWEIAKHYTEAYWQDIKALNIRQPAHWSIATDYVPAMIEYAKGIAEKHCYELDSGLYFDVSTVANYGTLARASTDDGEGRIETVEGKRNAADFAIWRKTPPGEKRQMEWDSPWGKGAPGWHLECSVMSEALLGLPFDIHTGGIDHREIHHPNEIAQNQAHSCSDHSGAKIWMHNNFLIDRTGKMSKSSGEFLRVQLLIDKGFHPLAYRLMCLQAHYRSELEFSWDNLVAALTRLKRIVMGVERLREKADGQTATIEHPALLQLRDKFDAALSEDLNSSKGLPLLEELLGLKKIPADQRLALLTEMDSVLGLQLSSLTRSELRVRPADASIDESSIEAKLDQRQQAKAEKDFATADAIRDELTAKGVELMDGDPLRWDWKIEI; encoded by the coding sequence ATGAATGACACTGCCGCACATCCGCTGAAACTGTTCAACAGCCTGACTCGCCAGATGGAAGAGTTCGTGCCTGTCCATGCAGGCGAAGCGCGCGTCTACACCTGCGGTCCGACCGTCTATAATTATCCCCATATTGGCAATATGCGCGCTTATGTGTTCGCCGATCTTCTAGGGCGAACATTGAGCTGGAAGGGTTACAAGCTCACCCATGTCATCAACATCACCGATGTCGGACATCTGACCGACGATGCGGACGCTGGCGAAGACAAGCTCGAAAAAATGGCGGCCGAGAAAGCCCAGTCGATCTGGGAAATCGCGAAACATTATACCGAAGCCTATTGGCAGGACATCAAGGCGCTGAATATCCGGCAACCGGCCCACTGGTCAATTGCCACCGATTATGTTCCGGCGATGATCGAATATGCCAAGGGCATCGCCGAAAAACATTGCTACGAGCTCGACAGCGGCCTCTATTTCGACGTGTCGACCGTGGCAAATTACGGCACCCTCGCCCGCGCATCGACCGACGATGGCGAAGGCCGGATCGAAACGGTAGAGGGCAAGCGCAACGCCGCCGATTTCGCGATCTGGCGCAAGACTCCGCCGGGCGAGAAACGGCAAATGGAATGGGACAGCCCCTGGGGCAAGGGCGCGCCGGGCTGGCACCTGGAATGTTCGGTCATGTCGGAGGCCTTGCTCGGTCTCCCGTTTGACATCCACACCGGCGGCATCGACCATCGCGAGATTCACCATCCCAACGAGATCGCCCAGAACCAGGCACATAGCTGCTCCGATCATTCGGGCGCAAAAATCTGGATGCACAATAATTTCCTGATCGACCGGACCGGCAAAATGTCCAAATCGTCTGGCGAATTTTTGCGGGTGCAGTTGCTGATCGACAAGGGCTTCCACCCCCTCGCCTATCGCCTGATGTGCCTGCAGGCCCATTATCGCAGCGAGCTGGAATTTAGCTGGGACAATCTGGTCGCGGCGCTGACTCGGCTGAAACGGATCGTGATGGGCGTCGAACGGCTGCGGGAGAAAGCGGATGGACAGACAGCGACGATAGAACATCCAGCCCTCCTGCAATTGCGGGACAAGTTCGATGCCGCCCTCAGCGAGGACCTGAACAGCTCGAAAGGCCTGCCGCTGCTCGAAGAATTGCTCGGGCTGAAGAAAATTCCCGCTGACCAAAGACTCGCTCTTCTCACAGAAATGGATTCAGTTCTGGGTCTTCAGCTATCATCCCTGACGCGCAGTGAATTACGGGTTCGCCCCGCAGATGCATCAATCGACGAAAGCAGTATCGAAGCGAAACTTGACCAGCGCCAGCAAGCGAAAGCCGAAAAGGATTTCGCAACCGCCGACGCGATCCGCGATGAACTGACCGCGAAAGGCGTGGAATTGATGGACGGCGACCCGCTACGCTGGGACTGGAAGATAGAGATATAG